The following are encoded together in the Pseudodesulfovibrio indicus genome:
- a CDS encoding sulfite exporter TauE/SafE family protein, with the protein MRFFNQWGRFMLAGAGAMANWEIENAKSIVSSRKKLLLIGLMIIPIILIGVAFADEIGPALPDLIGGKKAYSPAFYSLSIFMVSIAIGVGAGLITGCIGAGGGFIIAPALMSAGIKGILAVGTDLFHIFAKAIMGSVIHRKLGNVSVSLAVVFLVGAILGATAGGVINRVLYEINPVLSDAFITTVYSLMLGFLGFYALADYLRSRKAGGGGGAHGGEEGAELGALCRNLQDIKCPPMIKFDQDLVAGGRQISWVFLVLSGALVGLAAGIMGVGGGFLTFPIFVYVLGVSSMTTVGTDIFQIVFTAGFASITQYAIYGFIFYTLAMGMLIGSLLGIQIGALVTKIVPGITIRGFYAMAVLAGFMNRIFALPGKLAEMEIISLPAGMGSLLNTIGIWAFFVVIGAFSVWVIGTFLMNISTLKRKEA; encoded by the coding sequence ATGCGATTTTTCAATCAATGGGGTAGATTCATGCTCGCGGGGGCCGGAGCCATGGCCAACTGGGAGATCGAAAACGCCAAGTCCATCGTGAGCAGCCGCAAAAAGCTGCTGCTCATCGGTTTGATGATCATTCCCATCATCCTTATCGGCGTGGCCTTTGCCGACGAGATCGGCCCGGCGCTGCCCGACCTGATCGGCGGCAAGAAGGCCTACAGCCCGGCCTTCTACAGCCTGTCCATCTTCATGGTCTCCATCGCCATCGGCGTGGGCGCGGGCCTGATCACCGGCTGCATCGGCGCGGGCGGCGGCTTCATCATCGCCCCGGCGCTCATGTCCGCAGGCATCAAGGGCATCCTGGCGGTCGGCACCGACCTGTTCCACATCTTCGCCAAGGCGATCATGGGCAGCGTCATCCACCGCAAGCTCGGCAACGTGTCCGTGTCCCTGGCCGTGGTCTTCCTGGTGGGCGCGATCCTCGGGGCCACGGCGGGCGGCGTCATCAACCGGGTGCTCTACGAGATCAACCCGGTGCTCTCCGACGCCTTCATCACCACCGTCTATTCGCTGATGCTCGGTTTCCTGGGCTTCTACGCCCTGGCCGACTATCTGCGCTCCCGCAAGGCCGGTGGCGGCGGCGGCGCGCACGGCGGCGAGGAAGGGGCCGAGCTCGGCGCCCTGTGTCGCAACCTGCAGGACATCAAGTGCCCGCCCATGATCAAGTTCGACCAGGACCTGGTCGCCGGCGGCCGTCAGATCTCCTGGGTGTTTCTGGTCCTGTCCGGCGCGCTGGTCGGCCTGGCCGCGGGCATCATGGGCGTGGGCGGCGGCTTCCTGACCTTCCCGATCTTCGTCTACGTCCTGGGCGTCTCCTCCATGACCACGGTCGGCACCGACATCTTCCAGATCGTGTTCACCGCCGGTTTCGCCTCCATCACCCAGTACGCCATCTACGGCTTCATCTTCTACACCCTGGCCATGGGCATGCTCATCGGCTCCCTGCTGGGCATCCAGATCGGCGCACTGGTCACCAAGATCGTGCCCGGCATCACCATTCGCGGCTTTTACGCCATGGCGGTCCTGGCCGGTTTCATGAACCGGATCTTCGCCCTGCCCGGCAAGCTGGCCGAAATGGAGATCATCTCGCTCCCGGCCGGAATGGGGTCGCTGCTCAACACCATCGGCATCTGGGCGTTCTTCGTCGTCATCGGAGCGTTCTCGGTCTGGGTCATCGGCACCTTCCTGATGAACATCTCCACGCTTAAGAGAAAGGAGGCCTAA
- a CDS encoding response regulator produces the protein MSANATEGRDVRLLIVDDETGFAEVLCKRMRRRGVDATSAASGDEAVQLLRRSEFDVAIVDLKLQGMNGIEILKVFRLMAPEMPVLMLTGHGSEEARNECIKLGAAGYLSKPIDFDRLLEKALKYGAGRVQA, from the coding sequence GTGTCTGCCAATGCAACCGAAGGCCGGGACGTCCGTCTGCTCATCGTGGACGACGAGACCGGGTTCGCCGAGGTCCTGTGCAAGCGGATGCGCCGTCGGGGCGTGGACGCCACCTCGGCCGCCAGCGGGGACGAGGCGGTGCAGCTCCTGCGCCGCAGCGAGTTCGACGTGGCCATCGTGGACCTCAAGCTCCAGGGGATGAACGGTATTGAAATTCTGAAGGTTTTCAGGTTGATGGCCCCGGAGATGCCGGTGCTCATGCTGACCGGTCACGGCAGCGAGGAAGCGCGCAACGAGTGCATCAAGCTCGGCGCGGCAGGGTACCTGTCCAAGCCGATCGACTTCGACAGGCTGCTCGAGAAGGCGCTCAAGTACGGGGCGGGGAGAGTGCAGGCATGA
- a CDS encoding L-serine ammonia-lyase — translation MPPVTTSVFELLKIGPGPSSSHTIGPMRAGFDFMHLIRELPEPDRLAADALEVRLFGSLSATGEGHGTPRAILSGMLGSQPDACSSDTLEQFMDKDRTFDLDLGGKTLPFAPGMIIMDAIQHEYAHPNTMIFRLRAGDRVLLERIYYSVGGGFLRWEGWEEPERGEPVYPYATMAELKAHLRANSLRLHELILANEMAITGASEEEVNLGLDHIVAVMEQAVENGIQATGVLPGPIGLQRKAAVMYARAKQEYFQGPGFLKAINAYALAASEENAAGHCVVTAPTCGAAGVIPGILFMLKRHMGSLQTELREGLLAACAIGFLCKHNASISGAEVGCQGEVGVASTMGAALIAYARGYRFQVTENAAEIALEHHLGLTCDPVGGFVQIPCIERNAMGAVKAFNAYLIASTLDESYQKVDLDKAIRAMAQTGRDMSNKYKETSEAGLALSFTEC, via the coding sequence ATGCCGCCCGTGACCACTTCGGTATTCGAGCTGCTCAAGATCGGCCCCGGCCCGTCCAGTTCACACACCATCGGCCCCATGCGCGCCGGGTTCGACTTTATGCACCTGATCCGCGAGCTGCCGGAACCGGACCGCCTGGCGGCCGACGCGCTGGAAGTCCGGCTGTTCGGCTCCCTGTCCGCCACCGGAGAGGGCCACGGCACGCCGCGCGCCATCCTGTCCGGCATGCTCGGCTCCCAGCCCGACGCGTGCAGCTCCGACACCCTGGAGCAGTTCATGGACAAGGACCGCACCTTCGACCTCGACCTGGGCGGCAAGACCCTGCCGTTCGCGCCGGGCATGATCATCATGGACGCCATCCAGCACGAATACGCCCACCCCAACACCATGATCTTCCGGCTCAGGGCCGGGGACCGGGTCCTGCTGGAGCGCATCTACTACTCCGTGGGCGGCGGCTTCCTCCGCTGGGAGGGATGGGAGGAGCCGGAACGGGGCGAGCCCGTCTACCCCTACGCCACCATGGCCGAGCTCAAGGCGCACCTGCGGGCCAACTCCCTGCGGCTGCACGAGCTGATCCTGGCCAACGAGATGGCCATCACCGGGGCGTCCGAGGAGGAGGTCAACCTCGGCCTCGATCACATCGTGGCGGTCATGGAGCAGGCCGTGGAGAACGGCATCCAGGCCACCGGCGTGCTGCCCGGCCCCATCGGGCTCCAGCGCAAGGCGGCAGTCATGTACGCCCGCGCCAAGCAGGAGTACTTCCAGGGACCGGGCTTCCTCAAGGCGATCAACGCCTATGCCCTGGCCGCCTCCGAGGAGAACGCCGCCGGGCACTGCGTGGTCACGGCCCCCACCTGCGGGGCCGCGGGCGTCATCCCCGGCATCCTGTTCATGCTCAAGCGGCACATGGGCTCGCTCCAGACCGAACTGCGCGAGGGGCTGCTGGCCGCCTGCGCCATCGGCTTCCTGTGCAAGCACAACGCCTCCATCTCCGGGGCCGAGGTCGGCTGCCAGGGCGAGGTGGGCGTGGCCTCGACCATGGGCGCCGCGCTCATCGCCTACGCCCGGGGCTACCGTTTCCAGGTCACGGAGAACGCAGCCGAAATCGCCCTGGAACACCACCTGGGGCTGACCTGCGACCCGGTGGGCGGCTTCGTCCAGATCCCGTGCATCGAGCGCAACGCCATGGGCGCGGTCAAGGCGTTCAACGCCTACCTGATCGCCTCCACCCTGGACGAATCCTACCAGAAGGTGGACCTGGACAAGGCGATCCGCGCCATGGCCCAGACCGGCCGGGACATGTCCAACAAGTACAAGGAGACGTCCGAGGCCGGACTCGCCCTAAGCTTCACCGAATGCTGA
- a CDS encoding malate synthase G, protein MTQRIEAGNLSISKQLAEAVRTILAGTGIDEAAFWSGAKSVFDQFTPRNRELLAKRDRIQEALDGWHREHPGPIADMTAYHEFLRGIDYLAPVGEDFSITTMGVDAEIATIAGPQLVVPATNARFALNAANARWGSLYDALYGSDVIEKDAVQAKGYDPARGRRVMDFASAHLDQAAPLARGSHRDAASFAVRDGENGKTLEITLADGATTTLADPAQFAGYVGDDDLASLLLVKNGLHIELQFDREHPVGKDHPAGIKDVVLESAVTTILDCEDSVAVVDGEDKALTYLNLLGLVKGDLTATFDKGGKPLTRSLEDDRTFVAPDGSVLTLPGRSLMLVRTVGHLMTTDAVLNAGEEVPEGILDTLAAGLIFLHDLNGAGRWRNSPAGSVYIVKPKMHGPEEVAFTCDLFAAVEQLLGMAPLTLKVGIMDEERRTTVNLKECIRAARDRVIFINTGFLDRTGDEIHTAMEAGPMVRKEAIKGEPWLAAYEDWNVDVGLACGFSGRAQIGKGMWPKPDRMKEMVETKGAHPMAGANCAWVPSPTAATLHAMHYHTVDVFERQRALAGRRRAELATLTTLPLMGETRPSEDEIAAELANNCQSILGYVVRWVDQGVGCSKVPDLSGVGLMEDRATLRISSQHLANWLRHDICTEDAVRGALMSMAEVVDRQNQGDPAYRPMAPDFEGSLAFQAACDLIFKGAGQPNGYTEPILHAMRRKVKESA, encoded by the coding sequence GTGACCCAGAGAATCGAAGCAGGCAACCTGTCCATCAGCAAGCAACTTGCCGAGGCCGTGCGCACCATCCTGGCCGGAACCGGAATCGACGAAGCCGCGTTCTGGTCCGGCGCGAAGTCCGTATTCGACCAATTCACCCCCCGGAACCGGGAGCTGCTGGCCAAGCGCGACCGCATCCAGGAAGCGCTGGACGGCTGGCACCGCGAACACCCCGGCCCCATAGCCGACATGACGGCATACCACGAATTCCTGCGCGGGATAGACTACCTCGCGCCCGTGGGAGAAGACTTTTCCATCACCACCATGGGCGTGGACGCGGAGATCGCGACCATCGCCGGGCCGCAACTGGTGGTCCCGGCCACCAACGCCCGGTTCGCCCTGAACGCGGCCAACGCCCGATGGGGCAGCCTGTACGACGCCCTGTACGGCTCCGACGTCATCGAAAAGGACGCGGTCCAGGCCAAGGGATACGACCCGGCGCGCGGGCGCAGGGTCATGGACTTCGCCTCGGCCCACCTGGACCAGGCCGCGCCCCTGGCCCGGGGCTCCCACAGGGACGCCGCGTCCTTTGCCGTCAGGGACGGCGAAAACGGCAAGACGCTGGAGATCACCCTGGCCGACGGCGCGACGACCACCCTGGCCGACCCGGCCCAATTCGCGGGCTACGTCGGCGACGACGACCTCGCCTCGCTGCTGCTGGTGAAGAACGGTCTGCACATCGAGCTGCAATTCGACCGCGAGCACCCCGTGGGCAAGGACCACCCGGCGGGGATCAAGGACGTGGTCCTGGAATCCGCGGTGACCACCATCCTCGACTGCGAGGACTCCGTGGCCGTGGTGGACGGCGAGGACAAGGCGCTGACCTACCTGAACCTCCTCGGCCTGGTGAAGGGCGACCTCACGGCCACCTTCGACAAGGGCGGCAAGCCCCTGACCCGCTCCCTGGAGGACGACCGGACCTTCGTCGCGCCGGACGGCTCGGTCCTGACCCTGCCCGGCCGCAGCCTGATGCTGGTCCGCACCGTGGGCCACCTGATGACCACGGACGCGGTGCTCAACGCGGGCGAGGAAGTGCCAGAGGGCATCCTGGACACCCTGGCCGCCGGGCTGATCTTTCTCCACGACCTGAACGGCGCGGGCCGGTGGCGCAACAGCCCCGCCGGCAGCGTGTACATCGTCAAGCCCAAGATGCACGGCCCCGAGGAGGTCGCCTTCACCTGCGACCTGTTCGCCGCCGTGGAACAGCTCCTGGGCATGGCCCCGCTGACCCTCAAGGTCGGCATCATGGACGAGGAGCGGCGGACCACCGTGAACCTCAAGGAATGCATCCGGGCCGCCAGGGACCGCGTGATCTTCATCAACACCGGGTTCCTGGACCGCACCGGCGACGAGATCCACACCGCCATGGAGGCCGGTCCCATGGTCCGCAAGGAGGCCATCAAGGGAGAACCCTGGCTCGCGGCCTACGAGGACTGGAACGTGGACGTTGGGTTGGCCTGCGGCTTCTCGGGCAGGGCCCAGATCGGCAAGGGCATGTGGCCCAAGCCGGACCGCATGAAGGAGATGGTCGAGACCAAGGGCGCGCACCCCATGGCCGGGGCCAACTGCGCCTGGGTCCCCTCGCCCACGGCGGCCACGCTCCACGCCATGCATTACCACACGGTGGACGTGTTCGAGCGCCAGCGCGCCCTGGCCGGACGCAGGCGCGCCGAACTGGCGACCCTGACCACCCTGCCGCTGATGGGCGAAACGCGCCCGTCCGAGGACGAGATCGCCGCCGAGCTGGCCAACAACTGCCAGTCCATCCTCGGCTACGTGGTCCGCTGGGTGGACCAGGGCGTGGGCTGCTCCAAGGTCCCGGACCTGAGCGGCGTGGGCCTCATGGAGGACCGGGCCACCCTGCGCATCTCCAGCCAGCACCTGGCCAACTGGCTGCGCCACGACATCTGCACCGAGGACGCGGTGCGCGGCGCGCTCATGTCCATGGCCGAGGTGGTGGACCGCCAGAACCAGGGCGACCCGGCCTACCGGCCCATGGCCCCGGATTTCGAAGGGAGCCTCGCCTTCCAGGCCGCCTGCGACCTGATCTTCAAGGGCGCGGGCCAGCCCAACGGCTATACGGAACCAATCCTTCACGCCATGCGCCGCAAGGTGAAGGAATCAGCATAA
- a CDS encoding amino acid ABC transporter ATP-binding protein, producing the protein MISFKGVNKWYGDFQVLKSINLDITKGEVVVVCGPSGSGKSTMIRCINRLEPIQEGDILVDGMNVSDPRTNMTLLRAEVGFVFQQFNLYPHMTVMENITLAPTLVRGMSRGEATAIGMDLLNKVGIPDKAGAYPSQLSGGQQQRVAIARGLAMQPKIMLFDEPTSALDPEMINEVLDVMKSLAREGMTMVCVTHEMGFAREVADRVIFMDDGYLIEENTPEEFFHNPQSDRTKDFLSKILSH; encoded by the coding sequence GTGATTTCTTTCAAAGGCGTCAACAAGTGGTACGGGGATTTTCAGGTCCTCAAGAGCATCAACCTCGACATCACCAAGGGTGAGGTGGTCGTGGTCTGCGGGCCTTCCGGGTCCGGCAAGTCGACCATGATCCGGTGCATAAACCGGCTGGAACCGATCCAGGAGGGCGACATCCTCGTGGACGGCATGAACGTCAGCGATCCGCGCACCAACATGACCCTGTTGCGCGCCGAGGTCGGGTTCGTCTTCCAGCAGTTCAACCTGTACCCGCACATGACGGTCATGGAGAACATCACCCTCGCCCCGACCCTGGTCCGGGGCATGAGCCGGGGTGAAGCCACGGCCATCGGCATGGACCTGTTGAACAAGGTCGGCATTCCGGACAAGGCCGGGGCCTATCCGTCCCAGCTCTCCGGCGGCCAGCAGCAGCGCGTGGCCATCGCCCGCGGCCTGGCCATGCAGCCCAAGATCATGCTCTTCGACGAGCCGACCTCCGCCCTGGACCCGGAGATGATCAACGAAGTCCTGGACGTCATGAAGTCCCTGGCCCGCGAAGGCATGACCATGGTCTGCGTGACCCACGAGATGGGCTTCGCCCGCGAAGTGGCGGACCGCGTCATCTTCATGGACGACGGCTATCTGATCGAGGAGAACACGCCAGAGGAGTTCTTCCACAATCCGCAATCCGACCGGACCAAGGACTTCCTCAGCAAGATTCTCAGTCACTAA
- a CDS encoding glycosyltransferase family A protein, with protein sequence MREYLSLGTIGHNHLLAAGQRAFGLAGGSGTSGPSGTLLSLGARLFAMAWAEFPLNAPLAAEIARLSKLFAVPALTPQGVALARRLAAEGGGPEPEEPNLLFEQGDFEGLTRFFERNAGREPLLPLVRQAWQYQGLLSRWEWLEEFLRRSVAPRDPEVANLLLAEAQLAAGRYDRAATGLEKMARRYGPGAWGLRLAVARAEAGDADGAMGLLGELLADFPEHSTALLYLDSLAFPSALGGRLEGGCAVSIYSYDKARELERTLESVLDSDLGPELGEVTVRVLVNGSRDDSLAVAEEARVRFGGTMDIVALPVNVGAPAARNWLLDAALRDGARWIAYLDDDVLVPRDWLSGLAAGVRDFPEAGVWGCRVADVRSPSLTQHGDGFLLWPEDAARAGRKLTLQEPCAECLVPPLLSYRRYAGSVTGCCHLFEAESLAASNGFDLAYSPSQFDDLDLDLRRLAQGKPVAYLGDVVITHLRESTHFLDLSPSAAARSRAHQSFLEERHAPNLEHMLRVQSGFVKADLEARRARLRAAGLLA encoded by the coding sequence GTGAGGGAGTATCTTTCCCTGGGAACCATCGGGCACAATCATTTGCTGGCGGCGGGGCAGCGGGCCTTCGGTCTGGCCGGCGGTTCCGGGACGTCCGGCCCTTCCGGCACCCTGTTGTCGCTGGGGGCGCGGCTGTTCGCCATGGCCTGGGCCGAGTTCCCGCTCAACGCGCCGCTGGCCGCCGAGATCGCCCGGCTCTCGAAACTGTTTGCCGTCCCCGCCCTGACGCCCCAGGGCGTGGCCCTGGCCCGGCGGCTGGCCGCCGAAGGGGGCGGACCCGAGCCGGAAGAGCCGAACCTCCTGTTCGAGCAGGGGGATTTCGAGGGGCTGACCCGGTTCTTCGAGCGGAACGCGGGCCGGGAGCCGCTGTTGCCGCTGGTCCGCCAGGCGTGGCAGTACCAGGGGCTGCTTTCCCGTTGGGAGTGGCTTGAAGAATTCCTGCGCCGGTCGGTCGCGCCCAGGGACCCGGAGGTGGCGAACCTACTGCTGGCCGAGGCGCAACTGGCCGCCGGGCGGTACGACCGGGCCGCCACCGGCCTGGAGAAGATGGCCCGCCGCTACGGTCCCGGTGCCTGGGGCTTGCGGTTGGCCGTGGCCCGGGCCGAAGCCGGTGACGCGGACGGGGCCATGGGGTTGCTCGGCGAGCTGCTGGCCGATTTTCCGGAGCATTCGACCGCGCTGCTGTATCTCGACAGCCTCGCCTTCCCATCGGCGCTGGGCGGGCGGCTGGAAGGCGGCTGCGCGGTCTCCATCTATTCCTATGACAAGGCGCGCGAGCTGGAGCGCACCCTGGAGAGCGTCCTGGATTCCGACCTGGGGCCGGAACTAGGCGAGGTCACCGTCCGGGTGCTGGTCAACGGCAGCCGGGACGACAGCCTGGCCGTGGCCGAAGAGGCGCGCGTACGGTTCGGCGGCACCATGGATATCGTCGCCCTGCCGGTCAACGTGGGTGCGCCCGCGGCCCGCAACTGGCTGTTGGACGCGGCCCTGCGCGACGGCGCGAGGTGGATCGCCTATCTCGACGACGACGTACTGGTGCCGCGCGACTGGCTGTCCGGTCTTGCCGCCGGGGTGCGGGATTTCCCGGAAGCGGGCGTCTGGGGGTGCCGGGTGGCGGACGTGCGTTCGCCTTCCCTGACCCAGCACGGCGACGGCTTTCTGCTGTGGCCGGAGGACGCGGCCCGCGCGGGGCGGAAGCTGACGCTTCAGGAGCCGTGCGCCGAGTGCCTGGTCCCTCCGCTCCTGAGCTACCGGCGGTATGCCGGTTCCGTGACCGGATGCTGCCACCTGTTCGAAGCCGAAAGCCTGGCGGCGAGCAACGGGTTCGACCTCGCCTATTCCCCCAGCCAGTTCGACGATCTGGACCTGGACCTGCGGCGTCTGGCCCAGGGCAAGCCCGTGGCCTATCTCGGCGACGTGGTCATCACCCATCTGCGCGAATCCACGCATTTCCTCGATCTTTCCCCCTCCGCCGCGGCGCGGAGCAGGGCGCACCAGTCCTTCCTCGAAGAGCGGCACGCGCCGAACCTGGAGCACATGCTCCGGGTTCAATCCGGGTTCGTGAAGGCGGACCTGGAGGCCCGGCGCGCGCGGCTGCGCGCCGCCGGTCTGCTGGCCTAG
- a CDS encoding response regulator, which yields MKDVRVLLIDDEVDYTAALAKRLDRRGLSIRTAAGGRQALESLREEPCDVILLDIKMPGMDGIKTLGEIKQLHPEVEVVMLTAHANTEIVISSLAMGAYDYLMKPVNVDELVRKIEDAAMRRKSNSR from the coding sequence ATGAAGGACGTCCGGGTTCTGCTCATCGACGACGAGGTCGATTACACTGCGGCGCTGGCCAAGCGCCTCGACCGCCGGGGGCTGTCCATACGGACCGCCGCCGGGGGCAGGCAGGCCCTGGAGTCGCTCCGCGAGGAGCCGTGCGACGTCATCCTGCTCGACATCAAGATGCCGGGCATGGACGGGATCAAGACCCTGGGCGAGATCAAGCAGCTTCACCCGGAGGTGGAGGTGGTCATGCTCACCGCCCACGCCAACACGGAGATCGTCATCTCCAGCCTTGCCATGGGGGCTTACGATTATCTGATGAAACCGGTGAATGTGGATGAACTGGTCCGCAAGATCGAAGATGCGGCCATGCGCAGGAAAAGCAATTCGAGGTGA
- a CDS encoding response regulator: MTDATVLIVDDERGFVETMAKRLEKRNMTVFQAFGGDEAMDLLAEQPTIQVVILDMKMPGKDGLVVLQEIKEAYPLVEVIMLTGHATVPSAVEGIQHGAYDYLMKPCSFEDLNQKIAEAVALKDKHEEEAVEARIGNIAQRMG, translated from the coding sequence ATGACTGATGCCACTGTGTTGATCGTGGACGACGAACGGGGGTTCGTCGAGACCATGGCCAAGCGGCTCGAAAAGCGGAACATGACCGTCTTCCAGGCCTTTGGCGGAGACGAGGCCATGGACCTGCTGGCCGAGCAGCCGACCATCCAGGTGGTCATCCTGGACATGAAGATGCCCGGCAAGGACGGGCTGGTCGTGCTCCAGGAGATCAAGGAAGCCTACCCGCTGGTCGAGGTCATCATGCTGACCGGACACGCCACGGTTCCTTCGGCCGTGGAGGGTATCCAGCACGGCGCGTACGACTACCTGATGAAGCCGTGCAGCTTCGAGGATCTGAACCAGAAGATCGCCGAGGCCGTGGCCCTGAAGGACAAGCATGAGGAAGAGGCCGTCGAGGCCCGGATCGGCAACATCGCCCAGAGAATGGGTTAG
- a CDS encoding response regulator — translation MNGIRILIVDDEIDRCAAALAKRLVRRGASASVVESGEKAFTALEERGADVVLLDMNMPDLDGMQTLKIIRKNFPATAVILLTGAGDLSRHMRTLEAGAFDFLHKPVTLERLQERILAAVGRGPTG, via the coding sequence ATGAACGGAATCCGCATCCTGATCGTCGACGACGAGATCGATCGCTGCGCTGCGGCCCTGGCCAAACGGCTGGTCCGCCGGGGGGCTTCGGCGTCCGTGGTCGAATCCGGCGAGAAGGCATTCACCGCCCTGGAAGAGCGCGGCGCGGACGTGGTCCTGCTGGACATGAACATGCCCGACCTGGACGGCATGCAGACCCTCAAGATCATCCGCAAGAACTTCCCGGCCACGGCGGTCATCCTGCTCACCGGAGCGGGAGACCTGTCCCGGCACATGCGCACCTTGGAGGCCGGGGCCTTCGACTTCCTGCACAAGCCCGTGACCCTGGAACGGCTCCAGGAGCGAATCCTGGCCGCCGTGGGCCGCGGACCGACGGGCTAG
- a CDS encoding PAS domain-containing sensor histidine kinase has translation MHPDQKSNYDRLSWNIALTVITVSLMPLILVGGVIFHQFRSIYREKVYAHLAEVVDKHAANINTFLQDKLTEVQYISRTSTHDQLVDPVYLDRALRGMQQQYGRIFVDLGVVDAEGRQVSYAGPFSLAGADYSQADWFLGSKGRNASISDVFSGLRQSPHFIISVAQGEGESRLLLRATIDFLAFSYLVQDIRIGETGFAYIVNSRGVYQTRPKDERNQDLDLTPLRQLPRPTTIAGVSIYESSDRDGDTYVTVSAPIKGGDWELIYQQKVSDAFSAMTRTELVTLAIFLLGGFGIVSMAVIVSRKLVDRCRVIDQEAELMNKQMVETGRLAAIGELAAGIAHEINNPVAIMIEEAGWASDLMEDEGKDLPSAAEIHRALNQVASQGRRCKDITHKLLSFARQTDSRSSDISVPAFIREVVELSMQQARFAQVDFALDLDESMPEISASSTELQQVLLNLVNNAIQAMEPEGGKLSISCGMQEGQAVITVEDTGPGIPAANLARIFDPFFTTKPVGKGSGLGLSICFGIIHQMGGEIEVESAVGVGTRFIIRLPVPSPSMQHETRQEMRHD, from the coding sequence ATGCACCCGGATCAGAAGTCAAATTACGACAGGCTTTCCTGGAACATCGCCCTGACGGTGATCACGGTGTCGCTCATGCCGCTGATCCTCGTGGGCGGGGTCATCTTCCACCAGTTCCGCTCAATCTACCGGGAAAAGGTCTACGCCCATCTGGCCGAGGTCGTGGACAAGCACGCGGCCAACATCAACACCTTTCTTCAGGACAAGCTCACCGAAGTCCAATACATCTCCCGCACCTCCACCCACGACCAACTGGTCGACCCCGTCTACCTCGACCGCGCCCTGCGCGGCATGCAGCAGCAGTACGGCCGCATCTTCGTGGACCTCGGCGTGGTCGACGCCGAGGGACGCCAGGTGTCCTACGCCGGTCCGTTCAGCCTGGCCGGGGCCGACTACTCCCAGGCGGACTGGTTCCTCGGCTCCAAGGGGCGCAACGCCAGCATCAGCGACGTGTTCAGCGGGTTGCGCCAGTCCCCGCACTTCATCATCTCCGTGGCCCAGGGCGAGGGAGAATCCCGCCTCCTCCTGCGCGCCACCATCGATTTCCTCGCGTTTTCCTATCTGGTCCAGGACATCCGCATCGGCGAGACCGGGTTCGCCTACATCGTGAACAGCCGGGGCGTGTACCAGACCCGGCCCAAGGACGAGCGCAACCAGGACCTGGACCTGACCCCGCTGCGTCAGCTTCCGAGGCCCACCACCATAGCCGGGGTGTCCATCTACGAATCCTCGGACCGCGACGGCGACACCTACGTCACCGTGTCCGCGCCCATCAAGGGCGGCGACTGGGAGCTGATCTACCAGCAGAAGGTGTCGGATGCCTTCTCGGCCATGACCCGCACCGAGCTCGTGACCCTGGCCATCTTCCTGCTCGGCGGATTCGGTATCGTGTCCATGGCCGTGATCGTTTCGCGCAAGCTGGTGGACCGCTGCCGGGTCATCGACCAGGAGGCCGAGCTGATGAACAAGCAGATGGTCGAGACCGGTCGGCTGGCGGCCATCGGCGAGCTGGCCGCAGGCATCGCCCACGAGATCAACAATCCGGTGGCGATCATGATCGAGGAGGCCGGCTGGGCCAGCGACCTGATGGAGGACGAGGGCAAGGACCTGCCGTCCGCGGCCGAGATTCACCGCGCCCTCAACCAGGTGGCCAGCCAGGGCCGCCGTTGCAAGGACATCACTCACAAGCTGCTCAGCTTCGCCCGCCAGACCGACTCCAGATCCTCCGATATTTCCGTACCCGCCTTCATCCGCGAGGTGGTGGAGCTGTCCATGCAGCAGGCCCGGTTCGCCCAGGTGGACTTCGCCCTGGACCTGGACGAGTCCATGCCCGAGATCAGCGCCTCCTCCACCGAGCTGCAGCAGGTGCTGCTCAACCTGGTCAACAACGCCATCCAGGCCATGGAGCCCGAGGGCGGCAAGCTGTCCATCTCCTGCGGCATGCAGGAAGGGCAGGCGGTCATCACCGTGGAGGACACGGGGCCGGGCATCCCGGCGGCCAATCTTGCGCGGATCTTCGACCCGTTCTTCACCACCAAGCCGGTGGGCAAGGGGAGCGGCCTGGGATTGTCCATATGTTTCGGAATAATCCACCAGATGGGTGGAGAGATAGAAGTGGAGAGTGCGGTGGGCGTGGGGACGCGGTTCATCATCAGGCTGCCGGTGCCGTCGCCTTCCATGCAACATGAAACCCGACAGGAGATGAGACATGACTGA